A section of the Pseudomonas sp. Q1-7 genome encodes:
- a CDS encoding alpha/beta hydrolase has product MNTPKSLALALAMATSLFTLGSQAATAQPSVVIVHGAFADGSDWARVVPLLQAEGIKVTVVQNPLTSLADDVAATQRVLNNQDGDVVLVGHSWGGTVISQAGTDKKVRSLVYVAAFAPNAGQNTKELYEGYPSPPGVSQIAPDKNGYLYMTPQGMATDFAQDLSKEQTAVMSATQGPIRAAAFEEKTSAAAWQAKPSFYIVSNQDRMIQPDLQRAFARKIRASTTQLDASHVPQQSKPVEVANVIIQAVKHGQ; this is encoded by the coding sequence ATGAACACACCCAAGTCCCTCGCCCTGGCCCTCGCCATGGCCACCTCGCTCTTCACCCTCGGCAGCCAGGCGGCCACCGCCCAGCCCTCGGTGGTGATCGTCCACGGCGCCTTCGCCGACGGCTCCGACTGGGCCCGGGTCGTTCCCCTGCTCCAGGCCGAAGGCATCAAGGTCACCGTGGTGCAGAACCCGCTGACCTCCCTGGCCGACGATGTCGCCGCCACCCAGCGCGTGCTGAACAACCAGGATGGCGACGTGGTGCTGGTCGGGCACTCCTGGGGCGGCACGGTCATCAGCCAGGCCGGCACCGACAAGAAGGTCCGCAGCCTGGTCTACGTCGCCGCCTTCGCGCCCAATGCCGGGCAGAACACCAAGGAACTCTACGAGGGCTATCCGTCGCCGCCCGGCGTCAGCCAGATCGCGCCGGACAAAAACGGCTACCTGTACATGACCCCGCAGGGCATGGCCACCGATTTCGCCCAGGACCTGTCGAAGGAGCAGACCGCCGTGATGAGCGCCACCCAGGGGCCGATCCGCGCGGCGGCCTTCGAAGAAAAGACCAGCGCTGCGGCCTGGCAGGCCAAGCCATCCTTTTACATCGTCAGCAACCAGGACCGCATGATCCAGCCGGACCTGCAACGGGCCTTCGCCAGGAAGATCCGCGCCAGTACGACGCAGCTCGACGCCAGCCACGTGCCGCAGCAGTCGAAACCGGTCGAGGTCGCCAACGTGATCATCCAGGCGGTCAAGCACGGTCAGTAG
- a CDS encoding acyl-CoA dehydrogenase family protein yields the protein MHDIELTEEQRMIRDMAREFARAEVAPRAQAWEKAGWIDDDLVRQMGELGLLGMVVPEEWGGTYIDYVAYALAVEEISAGDGALGALMSIHNSVGCGPVLKYGSEAQKDRWLADLASGAAIGCFCLTEPQAGSEAHNLRTRAELKDGQWVLNGAKQFVSNGRRAKLAVVFAVTDPELGKKGLSAFLVPTDTPGFAVDRSEHKMGIKASDTCAVTLSDCRIPEENLLGQRGKGLAIALSNLEGGRIGIAAQALGIARAAFEAALGYARERVQFGKPIVEHQSIGNLLADMQVRLNAARLMILHAARLKSAGLPCLSEASQAKLFASEIAEQVCSSAIQVHGGYGYLEDYPVEKYYRDARITQIYEGSSEVQRLLIARELANVQL from the coding sequence ATGCACGATATCGAACTCACCGAAGAACAACGCATGATCCGCGACATGGCGCGGGAATTCGCCCGCGCCGAAGTGGCGCCCAGGGCCCAGGCCTGGGAAAAGGCCGGCTGGATCGATGACGACCTGGTGCGCCAGATGGGCGAACTGGGCCTGCTCGGCATGGTGGTGCCCGAGGAATGGGGCGGCACCTACATCGACTACGTGGCCTATGCCCTGGCGGTGGAAGAAATCTCCGCCGGCGATGGCGCCCTCGGCGCCCTGATGAGCATCCACAACTCCGTGGGCTGCGGGCCCGTCCTCAAGTACGGCAGCGAGGCCCAGAAGGACCGCTGGCTGGCGGACCTGGCCAGCGGTGCGGCCATCGGCTGCTTCTGCCTCACCGAACCCCAGGCCGGCTCCGAAGCCCACAACCTGCGCACCCGCGCCGAACTCAAGGACGGCCAGTGGGTACTCAACGGCGCCAAGCAGTTCGTCAGCAACGGACGGCGCGCCAAGCTCGCCGTCGTCTTCGCGGTGACCGATCCGGAACTGGGCAAGAAAGGCCTGTCCGCCTTCCTGGTACCCACCGATACCCCCGGTTTCGCGGTCGACCGCAGCGAACACAAGATGGGCATCAAGGCCTCCGACACCTGTGCGGTGACCCTGAGCGATTGCCGCATACCGGAAGAGAACCTTCTGGGCCAGCGCGGCAAGGGCCTGGCCATCGCCCTGTCGAACCTGGAAGGCGGGCGTATCGGCATCGCCGCCCAGGCCCTCGGCATCGCCCGTGCGGCCTTCGAGGCGGCGCTGGGCTATGCGCGGGAACGGGTGCAGTTCGGCAAACCGATCGTCGAGCACCAGAGCATCGGCAACCTGCTCGCCGACATGCAGGTCCGCCTCAACGCCGCGCGGCTGATGATCCTCCATGCCGCCCGCCTGAAGAGCGCCGGCCTGCCCTGCCTCTCCGAAGCCTCCCAGGCCAAGCTGTTCGCCTCGGAGATCGCCGAACAGGTGTGCTCCAGCGCCATCCAGGTCCACGGCGGCTACGGCTACCTGGAGGACTACCCGGTGGAGAAGTACTACCGCGACGCCCGCATCACCCAGATCTACGAAGGCTCCAGCGAAGTGCAGCGCCTGCTGATCGCCCGCGAACTGGCTAACGTCCAGCTCTGA
- a CDS encoding HD domain-containing phosphohydrolase, translating into MLDTECVGLEDAILALSMVGDLSMGQPIDQSRRTARLAGFLAGACQGEAGREEVARQVALLRWSGCTANAEGFMHLLGDDVGGRRAMLSQTLDAAGLRAMRKSRPLAEVHCEVSGDIARTLGLAPAVELGLRHVFEQFDGQGNPLGLRHPEIPDVVYQVVLAGDLEILSRVHGLEAALEWISAQGDRRYPSALVTELVRHGKDWLDALHQPEPPPVSAGERAQVELTLVADVIDLKLPWLAGYSRQAAELARRAGKLWGLSGTAIDLLGKAALIHGMGRAAVPNRIWNHPGRLLEGDLEQVRLVPYWTLRASGSISGLSASGQLAAHAYERLDGSGYFRSLSGDHLQAEQRLLAAALAWQALRAERPWRPAFSESEAARLLEGEAKEGRFDAGACQAVIAAARGECGATLPKVASALLSERETEILRRISTGASNKEVARDLGISPSTVRTHVESLFRKLQCSTRAAATLKGLTLGLI; encoded by the coding sequence ATGCTGGATACTGAATGCGTGGGTCTGGAGGACGCCATCCTGGCGCTGTCCATGGTGGGCGATCTGAGCATGGGGCAGCCCATCGACCAGTCCCGCCGTACCGCGCGCCTGGCCGGATTCCTCGCTGGCGCCTGCCAGGGGGAGGCTGGGCGGGAAGAGGTCGCCCGTCAGGTGGCGCTGCTGCGCTGGTCGGGCTGCACGGCCAACGCCGAGGGCTTCATGCACCTGCTGGGGGATGACGTCGGTGGACGCCGCGCCATGCTCAGCCAGACGCTGGACGCGGCGGGGTTGCGCGCCATGCGCAAGTCGCGGCCCCTGGCCGAGGTGCATTGCGAGGTTTCCGGCGATATCGCCCGTACCCTGGGCCTGGCCCCTGCGGTGGAGCTGGGCCTGCGCCATGTCTTCGAACAGTTCGACGGCCAGGGCAATCCCCTTGGCCTGCGCCACCCCGAGATACCGGACGTGGTCTACCAGGTGGTGTTGGCCGGTGATCTGGAAATCCTTTCACGCGTGCATGGACTGGAGGCCGCGCTGGAATGGATCAGCGCCCAGGGCGACCGCCGCTATCCGTCCGCGCTGGTCACCGAACTGGTGCGTCATGGCAAGGACTGGCTGGATGCGCTGCATCAGCCGGAACCGCCTCCGGTTTCGGCGGGGGAACGAGCACAGGTCGAGTTGACCCTGGTGGCGGATGTGATCGACCTCAAACTGCCCTGGCTCGCCGGCTATTCGCGCCAGGCCGCCGAGCTGGCGCGTCGCGCTGGCAAGCTCTGGGGCCTGTCCGGAACCGCGATCGATCTGCTCGGCAAGGCCGCGTTGATCCATGGCATGGGCCGGGCGGCGGTACCCAACCGGATCTGGAACCACCCTGGCCGGTTGCTCGAAGGCGACCTGGAACAGGTGCGTCTGGTGCCCTACTGGACGCTGCGCGCATCAGGTTCCATCAGCGGCCTGTCCGCCTCCGGGCAATTGGCCGCCCATGCCTACGAACGCCTGGATGGTAGCGGCTACTTCCGTTCCCTCAGTGGCGACCATCTGCAGGCCGAGCAGCGGTTGCTGGCGGCGGCCCTTGCCTGGCAGGCGTTGCGTGCCGAGCGCCCCTGGCGGCCAGCCTTCAGCGAGAGCGAAGCAGCACGCCTGCTGGAGGGGGAGGCCAAGGAGGGGCGATTCGACGCCGGGGCCTGCCAGGCGGTGATCGCCGCCGCCCGTGGCGAGTGCGGCGCTACCTTGCCCAAGGTCGCCAGTGCGCTGCTTTCCGAGCGGGAAACCGAGATTCTGCGGCGCATCAGCACCGGCGCGAGCAACAAGGAAGTGGCCCGCGACCTCGGCATCAGCCCGAGCACGGTGCGAACCCATGTGGAGAGCCTGTTCCGCAAGCTGCAGTGTTCCACCCGCGCCGCCGCGACGTTGAAAGGCCTGACGCTGGGACTGATCTGA